The nucleotide window AAGTGTTAATGTGGTATATTCCAGAGCGAAGTTCGCGCTGGGATTCCGTCCGACGGAGGAACGCGAAGAGCCTTCGCCCCCGGACCCGCCGTCACCGCactcgccgccgccgcccgaaGAGGCGGAGCGAATCATCTCCACGTTATTGCCCAAGTAAGTACGCAAACCATTACTAAACTATTATCCCATTACTAAAATCCATAAGACTGCATTGACCCAACATataaaaactacgtaaaaacaaaacttatgcTAAAGACTTTCTATAAAAATTACAGAGTGTCACCAGCGAACTCGGCCAAGCGAACAATATCAGTAGAACAGCGGGAAGCAGAGGAGAGACTGGACTCCATAATCAGCGTCAATGGCATCACTACAGCTACACAGACCACGTTTGTAAGTAACCTTAACAACTTATTAAAGATCTTCatgtaaattatacaaaaactgtatttattttacaatgtaacattattatttttttctagccAAAAACCAGGCACCAACGCCCATATGGATGGGAAAAAGACACGGAAGCTAACGGCTTCCACCTTCAGCAGCCCCCAGTGCCTCCGTACAGGTTCGCGTCGCTGCAGCACGGCGCGCGGCCGCCGCAGCCCGACACGGCGCCCGCCTGGCTGCCTCCGCGCCACAACGCGCCGCCCACCAACCTCAAAAAGTCACCAAGCGTCGAGAATCCTCCAGTATTCCCCTTCATGGGGTTCTCGAGCGAATTCAACGACAAACCATACAATGAACATCCAGTCACAATATATCCGGGCCCTAATATACAGTTCAAAAAGGAATCGCATTCACCGACGTACAATATTCCAAAAATATCACCATCCAACACAAAAAGCTCAGAAAGAAAGAGCAGTATGAAACGCGATAGCAGATCGGACGGTGAAATGTTATCACCCAAAGGGAAATTACCTCCGCGTACTCTCGCCGGTTCTATGGAGAGACATAGAGAAGTGTGTAGAGGATCTACGGAGGACGTGGTTGTGAGCTGTAAGAGGAGAAGTTCCAGTAAGAGCAACGACGAAGAGCACTTTTCGGACGATTCGCTGGAGGAGTCGttcccgccgccgccgcccgctgTTACTACGCCATCGAAACGCAATTCCATTGCTTGGGAAGTGTCACTCGATGGTGATGACCCTCTACTTACACCAGGGAGCACAAAGGTAAATTTAAGTAGATACATATACGGCTAGATTATTTCACTTATGATCGTTGACTTTTTATAGTTTAAatccaaataaattatatttagctCTTCTTAGCCCCTTTTCATTCATCTAAAATAATTGGTTTCAGGTCATAGGCCGCCGAAGAAGAAAGTCAGGAGATCAGTCGCACTCCAGCACAAGCTCAATACCACAAAGAGTAGACGATGATTGGGGCGAGGAGTACTGGCCCCCGCCCCCTCCACTAACACAGTGTGAATCTCTCGCGTCGCCTACTTCAGATGCCGAACAAGAAACTCGGCGAGCACAAGATTTAGCGTGTGGAACATACGTCATCAGAAAAGGCAAAAATCGAAAACAGTTACCAAGTTTCAACAAGAACACGACTAATAAATCACCCACCAATCTACTCAATAGTCACAGTCTGAATAGAAGTTTAGACACTGATAAGTCGATAGACGGCTCGAGCATATCAATAAGTGGCTCCGGATCAGTAGGCTCATACAACTCCCGGCCGAGCTCAGATTTAAGTTTGCCTCAATCTCGTTACAGTGTTGATTTGAACTCGAGACTGAGTCGTGAGCTTAACACTCCAAACTCTAGATATAGTATAGATCTCTGCACACCGAATTCTAGATTGAGTAAAGAAATAACGTCGCCAAAATCTCGTCTAAGTTTAGATCTTAATAACGGTCCAGATAGATATATCGCCCAAGAGTATTTCGGTCATAGTCCCAAAAGTAGAAAATCAATCAATGACAAAGGTCCTCATACAGCTAAAgtgcagactaaactgtcgccACAAAATAGGTTTACAGATTTCAAAAAGTATTCATCGACTTTTGACAATATTCAGTCACTTATCAGAGAAGGAAAAGTTGAGGAGACGCCCCCGACGGAATGCAACGAAACCGTCAATGAACTGACTACGGTGCCTCCCAACATGGTGCGAGTAGTGTCCCTGCCGAGCCTCGGCGCCGACGGCGACAGCAACAGCGCCAGCCGCCAGGCGCTCATCACCACCGTGGAGGAGGAGGAGGACGCCGAGAGCGGCGAGCCCGGCTCCAGCGGCGACACCTCCCCGCTACGCAAGATCGAAAACAATATTAGCGCTATATTAAGTCAAGGTCGGGACCAAAAACATTTTACCCCATATATACCTAAAGACTGGAATATCCATAAGGATGAATACTGTGATGACGTATCTAAAGATATATTAGAAAACAATTTCCGTTATAGTTCTAGAGAGAGACAAAAGAGACATGATATACAGAAATCGTCGAGTCACAATGAAATACAGAATCAGCGGTCGATAGATCGGCGTGACCGTTCGAAGCGGTCGAACAGTATGCATAAATCTACAAGCGCCAAAGATGTGCCAGTTAGTTTGATGCGCCAGCCGTCGTCGTCAGACTCTGCCGTGTCAAGCGGCGGTGACTTCCCCCTGAATGTTCAGATAGTTGAGCATTCTTACAGACACCCGCCGCTGCCGTTACCCCCATCGCCTATTTTAGGTCATGAAATGGGCCCCCTACCGCAAACCCCAGAGTCGCCTAAATTCCCTCCGTTACCTCCCTCGCCCGTGCAGGAGGTTGAAGATGAATATACAGAAATCATGCAGCCCTCCGAGAAACGTCATGTAAAGAAAGCTGACACGTTACCAACCCCAACGATGGAGTCAAGGAGAAGGTACGTGATGTGGCATTCATTCCTAAAAGATTACCTATatacttgtttttttaattactgaaaCACTAAGTAAGTGTACCCTTACTAATGAACCTATTCATTTTGTCCTCAGGCCTTCAGAACCCCCCGCGGTGCCACCTCATCGTGACACAACAAACAGCCTTAAAACGCGATCCATGGAAACCAGCTACAACAAAAACCGAAGGAGCAGTAATTTCAAGAGTGGATCCACCGATAGGAGAACATTGCCTACAGGTAGAGCATGTATTTTAAGTAATGCTTATAATGCTTTTAagtaatgataaataatatctGTATTTCATGTAGCAAACTTCAAAATTATGCAACTTTTGGAGTGAATTTTATAGCATCGTTTCCCACggttaataacttaattaaaagtgTGTTTTCAAAATGCATTCACGTGGGAAGTAGGTCTGGTTTTGTAATTTCAGCTGACCTGGATGTCTAACCACTCGTCCTCGAATTATTGTGATATTGTCTACCTTGTTGTCAACGACCAATCAGACTTCGCCAAGAATTTTTAGGATTGCTCGTTTACTAACTCGTATTGccgaaaaatattaatgtatgaATATTATTACAGTACCTATTTCTTACATAGaggaatttatttgtttagttacAATGTTATTTGTCACCAAATTCGCGACACTTCTTTCTGGACTTCGaggctttttagggttccgtagccaaaatggcaaaaacggaacccttatagtttcgtcatgtccgtctgtccgtctgtccgtctgtccgtctgtcacagccgattt belongs to Helicoverpa armigera isolate CAAS_96S chromosome 6, ASM3070526v1, whole genome shotgun sequence and includes:
- the LOC110371972 gene encoding uncharacterized protein LOC110371972 isoform X1, translated to MARAGMLHRGGKNGADGCDDVQRSLELLDQVLSEYDEGEPRSLEARAPNTPATPATPATPATDDDSPLAGHTSEDDGYMSMNGRRAKFALGFRPTEEREEPSPPDPPSPHSPPPPEEAERIISTLLPKVSPANSAKRTISVEQREAEERLDSIISVNGITTATQTTFPKTRHQRPYGWEKDTEANGFHLQQPPVPPYRFASLQHGARPPQPDTAPAWLPPRHNAPPTNLKKSPSVENPPVFPFMGFSSEFNDKPYNEHPVTIYPGPNIQFKKESHSPTYNIPKISPSNTKSSERKSSMKRDSRSDGEMLSPKGKLPPRTLAGSMERHREVCRGSTEDVVVSCKRRSSSKSNDEEHFSDDSLEESFPPPPPAVTTPSKRNSIAWEVSLDGDDPLLTPGSTKVIGRRRRKSGDQSHSSTSSIPQRVDDDWGEEYWPPPPPLTQCESLASPTSDAEQETRRAQDLACGTYVIRKGKNRKQLPSFNKNTTNKSPTNLLNSHSLNRSLDTDKSIDGSSISISGSGSVGSYNSRPSSDLSLPQSRYSVDLNSRLSRELNTPNSRYSIDLCTPNSRLSKEITSPKSRLSLDLNNGPDRYIAQEYFGHSPKSRKSINDKGPHTAKVQTKLSPQNRFTDFKKYSSTFDNIQSLIREGKVEETPPTECNETVNELTTVPPNMVRVVSLPSLGADGDSNSASRQALITTVEEEEDAESGEPGSSGDTSPLRKIENNISAILSQGRDQKHFTPYIPKDWNIHKDEYCDDVSKDILENNFRYSSRERQKRHDIQKSSSHNEIQNQRSIDRRDRSKRSNSMHKSTSAKDVPVSLMRQPSSSDSAVSSGGDFPLNVQIVEHSYRHPPLPLPPSPILGHEMGPLPQTPESPKFPPLPPSPVQEVEDEYTEIMQPSEKRHVKKADTLPTPTMESRRRPSEPPAVPPHRDTTNSLKTRSMETSYNKNRRSSNFKSGSTDRRTLPTDIGASGARRRTLQRQRGEAAATGRGPLQTSASLPETPVFARGCDVPRTPPRNSTGPPRNNTMNSIQSIGSSATLGGYGRGSVMGATGVCTGADLLRLGGPPRGWYPRQRHSPLAGRPASTEHLDRLTASSKMAVELPVAWEASGARKPLTLPPNLTPKFFQKSPREALRRVTSLLIRKGNNGKEKENSRNKEATSPAARSANGEEHPGQKQRKGFFRSLWKKSRHYSLEHP
- the LOC110371972 gene encoding uncharacterized protein LOC110371972 isoform X2, coding for MARAGMLHRGGKNGADGCDDVQRSLELLDQVLSEYDEGEPRSLEARAPNTPATPATPATPATDDDSPLAGHTSEDDGYMSMNGRRAKFALGFRPTEEREEPSPPDPPSPHSPPPPEEAERIISTLLPKVSPANSAKRTISVEQREAEERLDSIISVNGITTATQTTFPKTRHQRPYGWEKDTEANGFHLQQPPVPPYRFASLQHGARPPQPDTAPAWLPPRHNAPPTNLKKSPSVENPPVFPFMGFSSEFNDKPYNEHPVTIYPGPNIQFKKESHSPTYNIPKISPSNTKSSERKSSMKRDSRSDGEMLSPKGKLPPRTLAGSMERHREVCRGSTEDVVVSCKRRSSSKSNDEEHFSDDSLEESFPPPPPAVTTPSKRNSIAWEVSLDGDDPLLTPGSTKVIGRRRRKSGDQSHSSTSSIPQRVDDDWGEEYWPPPPPLTQCESLASPTSDAEQETRRAQDLACGTYVIRKGKNRKQLPSFNKNTTNKSPTNLLNSHSLNRSLDTDKSIDGSSISISGSGSVGSYNSRPSSDLSLPQSRYSVDLNSRLSRELNTPNSRYSIDLCTPNSRLSKEITSPKSRLSLDLNNGPDRYIAQEYFGHSPKSRKSINDKGPHTAKVQTKLSPQNRFTDFKKYSSTFDNIQSLIREGKVEETPPTECNETVNELTTVPPNMVRVVSLPSLGADGDSNSASRQALITTVEEEEDAESGEPGSSGDTSPLRKIENNISAILSQGRDQKHFTPYIPKDWNIHKDEYCDDVSKDILENNFRYSSRERQKRHDIQKSSSHNEIQNQRSIDRRDRSKRSNSMHKSTSAKDVPVSLMRQPSSSDSAVSSGGDFPLNVQIVEHSYRHPPLPLPPSPILGHEMGPLPQTPESPKFPPLPPSPVQEVEDEYTEIMQPSEKRHVKKADTLPTPTMESRRRPSEPPAVPPHRDTTNSLKTRSMETSYNKNRRSSNFKSGSTDRRTLPTDIGASGARRRTLQRQRGEAAATGRGPLQTSASLPETPVFARGCDVPRTPPRNSTGPPRNNTMNSIQSIGSSATLGGYGRGSVMGATGVCTGADLLRLGGPPRGWYPRQRHRPASTEHLDRLTASSKMAVELPVAWEASGARKPLTLPPNLTPKFFQKSPREALRRVTSLLIRKGNNGKEKENSRNKEATSPAARSANGEEHPGQKQRKGFFRSLWKKSRHYSLEHP